From the genome of Cystobacter fuscus DSM 2262:
AACGTCGACATGGACATCCCGAAGGAGCGCTGATCCTTGGCCACCACGAAGGAACTGGCCTCTGGGGCCAACGTCAACAACACCGTGGTGGGTCCCTCCATCCTCATCAGCGGCAAGCTGACGGGTGATGAGGACCTGACCGTGCGTGGCCGGGTGGAGGGGGAGCTCACCCTCAGCCGGACGCTCATCGTGGAGCCCACGGGCGTGGTGAAGGCGAACGTGGCGGTGAAGAACGCCATCATCAGCGGCGTGGTGGTGGGCAACATCAACGCCACCGAGAGTGTGGAGCTCACCCGCGAGGGACGCATGGTGGGGGACATCCACTCGCCGCGCGTCATCATCGTGGACGGGGCAAGCTTCCG
Proteins encoded in this window:
- a CDS encoding bactofilin family protein: MATTKELASGANVNNTVVGPSILISGKLTGDEDLTVRGRVEGELTLSRTLIVEPTGVVKANVAVKNAIISGVVVGNINATESVELTREGRMVGDIHSPRVIIVDGASFRGRVDMGEVEPGREPAERPALPRPAAVRTPLRPGTTVTRPALPGGRPTPPPAATRPAATPPARPAPPPAPVSRPAPPPP